In one window of Lynx canadensis isolate LIC74 chromosome B3, mLynCan4.pri.v2, whole genome shotgun sequence DNA:
- the SRSF5 gene encoding serine/arginine-rich splicing factor 5 isoform X1, with translation MSGCRVFIGRLNPAAREKDVERFFKGYGRIRDIDLKRGFGFVEFEDPRDADDAVYELDGKELCSERVTIEHARARSRGGRGRGRYSDRFSSRRPRNDRRNAPPVRTENRLIVENLSSRVSWQDLKDFMRQAGEVTFADAHRPKLNEGVVEFASYGDLKNAIEKLSGKEINGRKIKLIEGSKRHSRSRSRSRSRTRSSSRSRSRSRSRSRKSYSRSRSRSRSRSKSRSVSRSPVPEKSQKRGSSSRSKSPASVDRQRSRSRSRSRSRSVDSGN, from the exons ATGAGTGGCTGTCGAGTATTCATCGGGAGGCTAAATCCCGCGGCCAGGGAGAAGGACGTGGAAAGATTCTTCAAGGGGTATGGACGAATAAGAGATATTGATCTGAAAAGAGGCTTTGGTTTTGTG GAATTTGAGGATCCCAGGGATGCAGATGATGCTGTATATGAACTTGATGGAAAAGAACTCTGCAGTGAAAG GGTTACTATTGAACATGCTAGGGCTCGATCTCGAGGTGGAAGAGGTAGAGGACGCTATTCTGACCGTTTTAGTAGTCGCAGACCTCGAAATGATAGACG aaATGCTCCACCTGTAAGAACAGAAAATCGGCTTATAGTTGAAAATTTATCTTCAAGAGTCAGCTGGCAG GATCTCAAAGATTTCATGAGACAAGCTGGGGAAGTAACCTTTGCGGATGCACATCGACCTAAATTAAATGAAGG ggTGGTAGAGTTTGCCTCTTATGGTGATTTAAAGAATGCTATTgaaaaactttctggaaaggaaataaatgggagaaaaatcaaattaatcGAAGGCAGCAAAAGGCACAG TAGGTCACGAAGCAGGTCTCGTTCCCGAACCAGGAGTTCCTCTAGGTCTCGTAGCCGATCTCGTTCCCGGAGTCGCAAGTCTTACAGCCGGTCcaggagccggagccggagccggagcaaGTCCCGTTCTGTTAGTAGGTCTCCTGTGCCTGAAAAGAGCCAGAAACGTGGTTCTTCAAGTAGATCTAAGTCTCCAGCATCTGTGGATCGCCAGAGGTCCAGGTCCCGATCCCGGTCAAGGTCCAGATCAGTTGACAGTGGCAATTAA
- the SRSF5 gene encoding serine/arginine-rich splicing factor 5 isoform X2, whose amino-acid sequence MSGCRVFIGRLNPAAREKDVERFFKGYGRIRDIDLKRGFGFVEFEDPRDADDAVYELDGKELCSERVTIEHARARSRGGRGRGRYSDRFSSRRPRNDRRNAPPVRTENRLIVENLSSRVSWQDLKDFMRQAGEVTFADAHRPKLNEGVVEFASYGDLKNAIEKLSGKEINGRKIKLIEGSKRHRSRSRSRSRTRSSSRSRSRSRSRSRKSYSRSRSRSRSRSKSRSVSRSPVPEKSQKRGSSSRSKSPASVDRQRSRSRSRSRSRSVDSGN is encoded by the exons ATGAGTGGCTGTCGAGTATTCATCGGGAGGCTAAATCCCGCGGCCAGGGAGAAGGACGTGGAAAGATTCTTCAAGGGGTATGGACGAATAAGAGATATTGATCTGAAAAGAGGCTTTGGTTTTGTG GAATTTGAGGATCCCAGGGATGCAGATGATGCTGTATATGAACTTGATGGAAAAGAACTCTGCAGTGAAAG GGTTACTATTGAACATGCTAGGGCTCGATCTCGAGGTGGAAGAGGTAGAGGACGCTATTCTGACCGTTTTAGTAGTCGCAGACCTCGAAATGATAGACG aaATGCTCCACCTGTAAGAACAGAAAATCGGCTTATAGTTGAAAATTTATCTTCAAGAGTCAGCTGGCAG GATCTCAAAGATTTCATGAGACAAGCTGGGGAAGTAACCTTTGCGGATGCACATCGACCTAAATTAAATGAAGG ggTGGTAGAGTTTGCCTCTTATGGTGATTTAAAGAATGCTATTgaaaaactttctggaaaggaaataaatgggagaaaaatcaaattaatcGAAGGCAGCAAAAGGCACAG GTCACGAAGCAGGTCTCGTTCCCGAACCAGGAGTTCCTCTAGGTCTCGTAGCCGATCTCGTTCCCGGAGTCGCAAGTCTTACAGCCGGTCcaggagccggagccggagccggagcaaGTCCCGTTCTGTTAGTAGGTCTCCTGTGCCTGAAAAGAGCCAGAAACGTGGTTCTTCAAGTAGATCTAAGTCTCCAGCATCTGTGGATCGCCAGAGGTCCAGGTCCCGATCCCGGTCAAGGTCCAGATCAGTTGACAGTGGCAATTAA